From Bacillus alveayuensis, the proteins below share one genomic window:
- a CDS encoding sugar phosphate isomerase/epimerase (product_source=COG1082; cath_funfam=3.20.20.150; cog=COG1082; pfam=PF01261; superfamily=51658) gives MKRDYGLCLWTFGDIDFEKKCKISKEIGVDGVEVQGDLSQSPEELAAILKKYDLKVLSVTPENVDISSSDENIRASAVQYFLDLISWAKNLGANRICLHGDVGKIHGCGDLTKDWDLLVASTKEIVNKAEEVGLQVVFEVLNRYENHQILTAKEAISLINEVKSDNLYILLDAYHMNIEEACPIQAIKDAGNKLGVYHVADSNRQAIGNGHSDIRGQIKALDEIGFKGPIIMEMVAEGPNPFTPIKHGNYLDVVVNYYKESLRQLKQWDEMKVQV, from the coding sequence ATGAAAAGAGATTATGGTCTTTGTTTATGGACGTTTGGAGATATAGATTTTGAAAAGAAATGTAAAATATCCAAGGAGATTGGTGTTGACGGAGTGGAAGTCCAAGGGGATTTGTCACAATCTCCGGAAGAGTTAGCAGCGATTTTAAAAAAATATGACTTGAAGGTATTGTCCGTAACACCTGAAAATGTAGACATTTCCAGTTCTGATGAAAATATTCGAGCTAGTGCCGTACAATATTTTTTAGACCTAATCAGTTGGGCGAAAAATTTAGGTGCCAACAGAATCTGCTTACATGGTGATGTTGGGAAAATACATGGATGCGGAGATTTAACAAAAGACTGGGATTTGCTTGTAGCTAGTACGAAGGAGATTGTAAATAAAGCGGAGGAAGTTGGCCTTCAAGTTGTATTTGAAGTACTCAATCGGTATGAGAACCATCAAATCTTAACAGCAAAGGAAGCGATTTCATTAATTAATGAAGTAAAAAGCGACAACCTTTATATATTATTAGATGCATATCATATGAATATTGAGGAGGCTTGTCCAATTCAGGCAATCAAGGACGCAGGGAATAAGCTGGGTGTTTATCATGTCGCTGATTCCAATAGGCAAGCTATAGGTAACGGACACTCTGATATTAGAGGTCAAATAAAAGCTTTAGATGAAATTGGTTTCAAAGGACCGATTATAATGGAAATGGTCGCAGAAGGACCCAATCCATTTACGCCGATTAAGCATGGAAACTATTTAGATGTGGTGGTCAATTACTATAAAGAATCTTTAAGACAACTAAAACAATGGGATGAAATGAAAGTTCAAGTATAA
- a CDS encoding circularin A/uberolysin family circular bacteriocin (product_source=TIGR03651; pfam=PF09221; superfamily=47869; tigrfam=TIGR03651; transmembrane_helix_parts=Inside_1_12,TMhelix_13_32,Outside_33_97,TMhelix_98_120,Inside_121_139), translating into MVFAMESGRKKSMGVFLVFVLGFMFLASSLLFPPKMDTAKVSSTSVASSEFKNVEMNLAQVIYKYSRKDKNDKRITWNESQQKASKIVNMVLTGSDVASAISVVLGFFSFGTVTAIAWAARMTLKWYIKKKGRKKAVTW; encoded by the coding sequence ATGGTATTTGCGATGGAAAGTGGTAGAAAAAAGAGCATGGGCGTTTTTCTTGTATTCGTATTAGGATTTATGTTTTTGGCTAGCTCTTTACTATTTCCTCCTAAAATGGATACTGCAAAAGTAAGTAGCACTTCAGTTGCCTCATCTGAATTTAAAAATGTAGAAATGAATTTGGCTCAAGTTATTTATAAATACAGTAGAAAAGATAAAAATGACAAAAGAATTACTTGGAATGAGTCACAACAAAAGGCTTCTAAAATTGTAAATATGGTTTTAACAGGCTCTGATGTTGCTTCAGCAATTAGCGTTGTGTTAGGATTCTTTTCTTTTGGAACTGTTACTGCTATTGCTTGGGCTGCTAGAATGACATTGAAGTGGTATATCAAAAAGAAAGGTAGAAAAAAAGCAGTAACTTGGTAA
- a CDS encoding hypothetical protein (product_source=COG2881; cog=COG2881; pfam=PF04893; superfamily=81648; transmembrane_helix_parts=Outside_1_30,TMhelix_31_53,Inside_54_57,TMhelix_58_80,Outside_81_83,TMhelix_84_106,Inside_107_114,TMhelix_115_137,Outside_138_156,TMhelix_157_179,Inside_180_191,TMhelix_192_214,Outside_215_217) — protein sequence MQSKSLLGSYFKTIVEPYKMFNELQEKPNTLRPFLIILLSGIILTVVTFPHTFKEIKYLFNLDSSISTTVVVFFIFTFLICGSVIIEWVMLSVLLYFIISLLSPAISNFRIVFSVAGFSWVPIILKTISFATLVLITGEVFEPVGLRVLVPNLDHDVAVALLNQVEPFLIWQFVLLYFGVKALLKSERRVAPLLIVSIIFVANLTLKTIPSIMTSFL from the coding sequence ATGCAAAGCAAATCCTTATTAGGGTCTTATTTTAAAACAATTGTCGAACCTTATAAAATGTTCAATGAGCTACAAGAAAAACCAAATACATTAAGGCCCTTTTTGATTATATTACTGAGTGGAATTATTCTGACAGTTGTTACTTTTCCTCATACGTTTAAAGAGATTAAATATTTATTTAATTTAGACTCCTCTATATCTACTACCGTTGTTGTCTTTTTTATTTTTACATTCTTAATTTGCGGATCTGTAATTATTGAGTGGGTGATGTTATCTGTTTTACTCTATTTTATTATATCTCTTCTATCACCTGCTATAAGTAATTTTAGGATTGTGTTTAGTGTGGCTGGCTTTAGTTGGGTACCAATTATTCTTAAAACAATATCTTTTGCTACACTTGTTTTAATTACAGGAGAAGTATTTGAACCGGTAGGACTGCGGGTTCTGGTTCCAAATCTAGATCATGATGTGGCTGTTGCTCTTCTTAATCAAGTTGAGCCTTTTTTAATATGGCAGTTTGTTTTATTGTATTTTGGTGTTAAAGCATTATTGAAATCTGAAAGACGGGTTGCTCCTTTACTTATTGTAAGTATTATCTTTGTAGCAAACTTGACATTAAAAACAATTCCATCGATTATGACAAGTTTCCTATAA